The Myxocyprinus asiaticus isolate MX2 ecotype Aquarium Trade chromosome 39, UBuf_Myxa_2, whole genome shotgun sequence genome window below encodes:
- the LOC127429955 gene encoding somatostatin-1A-like — MLSTRIKCALALLSLALAVSSVSAAPSDAKLRQLLQRSLLNPAGKQELARYTLADLLSELVQAENEALEPEDVSRAVEKDDVRLELERAASPMLAPRERKAGCKNFFWKTFTSC, encoded by the exons ATGCTCTCCACGCGTATCAAATGCGCACTGGCGCTCCTGTCGCTCGCGCTCGCGGTCAGCAGCGTCTCGGCAGCACCTTCAGACGCCAAACTCCGCCAACTTCTACAAAGATCTCTCCTCAACCCGGCTGGAAAACAG GAACTCGCCAGATACACACTTGCAGACCTGCTCTCAGAGCTCGTGCAAGCAGAAAACGAAGCCCTGGAGCCGGAGGATGTGTCTCGCGCTGTGGAAAAAGATGACGTGCGTCTCGAGCTGGAGCGAGCTGCCAGTCCCATGCTGGCACCCCGCGAGCGCAAAGCCGGATGCAAGAACTTCTTCTGGAAAACTTTCACATCGTGTTAA